The Gossypium hirsutum isolate 1008001.06 chromosome A03, Gossypium_hirsutum_v2.1, whole genome shotgun sequence genome contains the following window.
aataataacaataaaatagtagcatataatagcaaaatggtagcaaaacaatggaagcaataatagatttattttttttgtaaattcgaGCCGGACCTGGCACAAGCCAAAAAAGCTTACCCAAGGCCCAATTCATTTATAAAACATACCTCGTTTTTTATCTAATCCCATTTTTCGGCCCTATATTTTTACCTAGACTCTCTCACTTTTTCGGCAAGTCTTTGAACCAAATAATCTGACCCAGgtctaattatataaataaaattctttccaaaattcatatataaaaaatggaaatgatataaataaaaatattttaacttttttaatatcAAGAATAATATTCGTAATGCTATCTCCCTTTTATGTTGACATACATACCATGGAAAATTTCGTTGTTCGTCAAGCCTATAACTACTTTTTAGTGGcaacaaaaaattttgagtttatttatttataacaaaAGAAATAAGAAGCATAATTACACTTACACATAAAAAATCTAATTATTATCATTGCCttttttagtaaataataaaCAGCACTAAGCGATTAcaataaaatcataaatcaaaaCTCAAATTATCCTTTTTAATCAACCCGGTATAGCTTAAGAAGGGATGGAGAACACCTAGATACTTGTGAAACTTGGAGCAACATGTTTAGCCATAAAGCCTGCAACTTCATTATGCGTTTTGGGAATGTAACGGATCcgaacttttcaatttctatAAAATATTTTGTGAATAGCACGTCATTCTGCAACATGACTAGCAGAAGAGTTACTGGCTAACATTAATTCAACTAACAAAGCATTATTCGATTCAAGCTCAATTTGTCGATAGCCCTTATCTCAAGCTAGTTGAAGCCCCTCTCACATCGAACTTGCTTCAACCCGAAACATTTCATCCTTCCCTCATGTCTATCCAATCATCACGAAATTACATCATTGTCTTTGACACAAATCAAATTACAAACAAATATACCTTAGGAATCAACAATGCATACTTTAACATATGTAGAAAACATCGAACACAACTTCAACATCTTCAAATTTGACCTGTCATTTTAATAGATATACAAATTTTTAATACTAATGAGAAATAAAGTAGTATTCGATacctaattttatttataaatgttaGTATTTAAAAAGTTGATTCAAATAGAGTATTGTTCGGTGACTTACCTTATCTATTCATCATCTGTTGTTGAGGTCTTCATGGCTTCACAATAAAAGTCAGGGACATGAGCAATCTTAGGCCAGTCTTCACCGTTTTCTTTAATGCATCTTTTGCTTAACTTCGGACACCTTTCaatcattaatattttaagtGCAGTAAGGTGATGCGTTCCTTCTGGTAGAGACGACAACTTTGAGCAATTTCTAACGTAAAGAATTTGAAGGGATGTGAAATGTTGGAACCACGTTGGTAACGTCAAGACATTCTCCAAGTTGCTGATGAACAAGTGCTGCAATGTTTGGTGGATCCTAGAAGAATCCATTGGGGTAGTGACTCCAGCTTTGGCATCCTCCAATCGCCAGTTTCCGGAGACTACCATCTACTTTTCTCTCAAGATCCAGCTGCCCATTAGTGAGATCAAGGTTTTCACAATCTGAAATTGCCAAAGTTTGTAATGTAGTTAGGTATTTTAAACCTTGTGGCAATGAAACCAAGTTGTTTCATTCATCGATGTACAATTCTCGAAGGGCTGTGAGGTTTTGAATGTCTTCAaacaaattttctaaattttcacatttaaaaaAACCCAAAGTCCGAAGAGAACTTAAGCACGATATTCCATTCTCTTGCAAACGTGTCTGTTTTGTTGTTACCATTAATTTTCTAAGGCTAATTTAGATACCTTATGTCTTTTGGTAAATCTTCAATTCCCCTACATTCATAAAGGTCAAGTGTTTGCAAACTCTGCAAATTGCAAATGGAATTTGGAAGTCTTTTTATATTTCCGTTCTAGGCTAGGTTCAAATATCTCAACTGCTTTAAATAACGTATGTTGTTTGGCAATTGCTCTAAACTGCAGTTAGCCAAATCTAACACCCTCAAATGTTTAGACCCTGAGATGCCTTCTGCAATAAGAGATTCGCTATCAGCCTTGCCTTCTTCATCTAATAAGAAAAGTGACTGCAGACAACCCAAGTTATGTGGTAACTGGGAAGCATCTTGCTTTGATAGATCAAACCATAAATGTTGAACATTCCCAGTCGTATAATGGTTACATGAATTCATCTCATTTTGCGCCACTGATAATGCAAGATCATGTACTAAATCATACATTTTAAAGGCAGAATAAATAATATCATCTTCAACTTGTTGGAAGAAAGATCTTGATTGTAACTCTTGCAAATACCGATTCCCAATATCTTCTGGCTCTTCATTTTCGTATCGCGATTGCAAAAAGCCGTTTGCCATCCACAATCGGATCAAACGGTAATGACCGAATTCAAAATCTTTTGGAAAAACTGAACAAAAGGCAAAACATTGCTTTAAATACCAGGGCAAATGATCATAACTTAGTTTTAGAGCAGGCAAGATGTCATTTTCCTCCTGTTTCAACTTCACTAGTTCACTGTCTCTCACAACTTCCCACTCATGTTGTACCCTAGTTGAACGGAGTAGGCTGCCTAAAGTCTTCACGGCCAAAGCAACCCCTTTGCATTTTTGAACAATTCCTTCCCTGATTTTTACAAGATTGTCATGTTGTTTCTCTTCACCTTCTTTAAAGGCAAGTTTAAGAAACAATGATAGACAATTCTCATCATAAAGATGCTCTAAATCGTATGGAGGGATGTGCCTGTGATTGTAGCCACTTTGCGGCTACGAGTTGTGACAATGATTCTACTCCCTTGGGCTTCCCCACACAACAAATCTTTCAGCTCACTCCATTTCTTCTTGTCCTCGTTCCAGACATCATCTATTACCATAAAAAATCTTTTACCATTCAAACAATCTTGCAAAACTTTATGTAATTCCTCCTTATTCATGTCCTTGCAGTTCATACCAGTGGcagatttaatgatttttatcatCAGTTGTTTGATGTCAAAATCCTCTGTAACACACACCCAGATTCTCAATTCAAAATGCGACTTCACACTCTCCTCGTTAAACATCAATTTGGCCAGGGTAGTTTTCCCAATACCTCCGATCCTAACTGTGGGAAGGACAGGGATATCTTCCCCATCAGCTGGATTCTTTAAGAAGTTAACTAGGTGTTGTTTAGCTTCATCTCGACCGATGACACTAGATGTCTGAACAAAGGAGGAGGTTTCCCTCTCACGATGTATGACATTAGTTTCATGTTTTTCAGTGAGATGAAAGTTGGCCGTTTTAGCTGCAATCTCATTCAACATCTCGTTTGCCTTTTTTATCTTATTGCCCATCCTAAAGCGAAATGCCAAAGGGTTAGAGCCAGAAAAGAAATGGCGTACCTTCCTTCCAATGCTTCCTTGTTCCAGGACTTGCCTCCTCAACGCTTGGATCTCGAACTCGTCTATCAAATCTTCCATTTCATAGCAAGCATCTTTGAACTTTTGCAGCCAATGAGTGAGCTCAAGGTTAGGAGCCTGTTGTTGTTCAGCATCCAGGGGACCAGGACCACTGCTCTGATAGCAGCTAGGGTCTGCTTAAGCTTTTCAAACTCCTCTCCAACACCCCATGCCAAGCTAATTCTTTCATAGGTACCAGTCCCCAGTTTCTCCAATACTTTTCCGGCGATCTCGAATGCAAAGGATTGAGCCATGGTAATTGTTTCTGGTATGAATTTCAGTAAAAATTTTTGGATACCAAGGCATTAGATGCCAAGGAGGGCAGTTCTTGAAGCTTTACACTGAAAAATAATGTCGACTATGGGAATCATGACTGGTTCTTGAAATTACAAGCCGACAATCCAAAATGTCAAGATTGGATTAAACAAATCCAGAATGCGGCCATGCCAACTAATATATTACCATTAGAAGAAACCCGATATTAAGTTAATTCATTTAAACAATTATAGTAAGATATTTATTTACGAATTATGGCTTACTTTATACAAAAATATCTATTATCTTTAATAATGAGTCAtacaattaccatttaagtcatatatatataatatggagCATGACAATCCtcttagtttttataatttatgatttaGCTGAATCATATATTGATGGTATgatctgttgacaccattttttttgatgaaaacggggtcgacttggattttaaaaaaaaagaatgaaaacgggagtcgccaccaatccttttttgacgaggtgtgatcgggtcacctcaaaaagtggttgtttttaataaatgatttaattttatttaaacaacgattttggtctacgaaattcagaaaaatgagttcgggagtcggttacgcacgaggaaggattagcaccctcgatacgcccaaaattggtacctagttgattaattagtgtcttagtgtcgaaaattgaaaatttgaagagttttaaaaatacgatccttaaaagaaactctgataacgtgaattgaaatataagattctcttattccgaaggaatatcacatccagcacgttaggacacgatactctaaaccatcgaaaccaagatcaccttatagtttaatgaaaccacactttgaagctttaagaggatatttggctatttagtcgaacgagaaatcgaaacccagcacgttagggcacgttttctcgattttccaaatgcgaaatattgccttatttagaaaaatttccttttgatgcttggtgttaatgcttgacaaaacaataacgaatacgacaaggtaagcaaagtaaagtgagtaacaacaatacaataggcaaaatgaaatgacgaggcgattacataaacaaagcatacaaataaataaatagaactaacattttagaaaaagcacaagtgtacatggataaataaacaaacaccaaataacaatgatgacgataaatacaattatgtaaaaatgtatatacatgtataatttttagccataaaataagaaacgcatataaattatagaatatgaaaacatagataaatatatacatatataaaaaatcggtaagtattataaaaataaaaatgtaaatatgtgtttatatatatttacaaattgtgataatataaaatatatgtatgtgaattataaaatatgtgaagtatacaaaaagcatttttaagaatataaagaatatatataagtatgtatatgatgtaaaatatgcataaatatatgtaagtatataagaattatgaaatatgaaaaatatatttaagtatgtataagtacgtatatatacatatatatgaattaagatgtatgtatttatgcttatacctatgtatacataaaaatatgagatataaaaatataaaaagtatatttataataaatgaaaagtatgtacgtaaatatattataaaaatgtatcaacaatttgaaattatgaatattaaaatattttaatataaataatatataagatgatGACATATATATTTAGCGATATTAAGAATCCATATAACATACATAGAACATATATAGTATatgcataccttagaaatgataagaatgataataaaactattttctacactacataaatacatacacatatatatataaacaacagtatatacaatataatattagaaaaatatatataatagtgtaaaatataactaataatattaaaatatatacaatgatcatatatataaaagatatatgtatatataattatataatataatattaaaatataataatacgacataaaaaaacatgacacaaataaagtatagtattaaggacacatatataatacatgaagaatatacataatactaaaatatttaggtaatatatgcgtatattaaaaactagtaataatattaccgaggtatatacaaatatgtcaagtatatatacgtattataaatatataaatatataacaaagcataaactaataaaaataataataataataataatgataacattggaatataaaagaaacaaacataagattaataaatattagaataaaaatgaaataaaaatattaaatatgaaaatatatatatgtatacacgtacataataaaaatatatactaatacataataataatactaatactaataatactaataatataaaaataacaaggatatttaataaagatataaaaataaacgaaaaaaaggactaaaattgaattaaaaacaaagttgtggggcaaatgtgaaaggaaatgaagagaaatgggcttatttgagcgcgcacaaaacatagggggaccgaaacaacaattattccattccattaaaacgcagcacattagcggggactaaatcaaaaagcgcgagaaattatggggccaaattggaaaaaagaaaaatgacttaattgcaaaaccctgaaaaagcggaaggactgcgcgcataaatatcccattcaaatgaaaaaacgacgtcgttttggagggctatataaggcctaaactaaccaaaaaaatcatttggggagagggaaagaaaaaaaagaagagagagggaagagagaagggagagagaagggagagGGGAAGGAAAATCCGgccaggggggccggtcaccggacggccaccggaggctcgccggcgccggcgccggccaccgcatgtaaaaaaaatattttttttatttttttatgtttatattatattgttatttttatatttttttagtatatatatatgggaaaaTAGAACAAAAGACAAAACAAGAATAGATTCACAACCACCTTAGGTTTCCGGTTCTGATTTTTGACTTGTTGATTTACTGATTTTTGGGTGTTCGAATCTCTGCCTTTTGATGTTAAGATTGTAGTATTTCGGATATCAATTGTTTgcttttggttaagaaattgaaagagagaagaggaaaaaaaaaaggggtccTCCCAAAATACAACCGATTCTTCCCTTtgaaatctccaaaaaaaaaacatcaaaatcctCCCCCGTTTACAATGACCATAGGGCTTTTATATAgcccaaaatccaaagaaaaaaaaNNNNNNNNNNNNNNNNNNNNNNNNNNNNNNNNNNNNNNNNNNNNNNNNNNNNNNNNNNNNNNNNNNNNNNNNNNNNNNNNNNNNNNNNNNNNNNNNNNNNNNNNNNNNNNNNNNNNNNNNNNNNNNNNNNNNNNNNNNNNNNNNNNNNNNNNNNNNNNNNNNNNNNNNNNNNNNNNNNNNNNNNNNNNNNNNNNNNNNNNNNNNNNN
Protein-coding sequences here:
- the LOC107887491 gene encoding putative disease resistance protein RGA3 — protein: MEDLIDEFEIQALRRQVLEQGSIGRKVRHFFSGSNPLAFRFRMGNKIKKANEMLNEIAAKTANFHLTEKHETNVIHRERETSSFVQTSSVIGRDEAKQHLVNFLKNPADGEDIPVLPTVRIGGIGKTTLAKLMFNEESVKSHFELRIWVCVTEDFDIKQLMIKIIKSATGMNCKDMNKEELHKVLQDCLNGKRFFMVIDDVWNEDKKKWSELKDLLCGEAQGSRIIVTTRSRKVATITGTSLHTI